One stretch of Microcoleus sp. FACHB-672 DNA includes these proteins:
- the ileS gene encoding isoleucine--tRNA ligase, with amino-acid sequence MTEAKTYKDTVNLPQTKFDMRASAVKREPELQKFWAEQQIYERLSQENPGELFILHDGPPYANGALHIGHALNKILKDIINRYQLLQGRKVRYVPGWDCHGLPIELKVLQEMKQEERKQLTPLQLRHKARDFAVKTVEQQSQDFQRYGVWGDWAHPYLTLKPEYEAAQIGVFGKMVLKGYIYRGRKPVHWSPSSKTALAEAELEYPEGHTSRSLYAAFQMTGLASSVPAEWQSYLPALGVAIWTTTPWTIPANLAVSVNPELTYAVVETAEDSVKYKYLIVAADLVERLSATLGVNLTVKGTVKGAALEHSSYRHPLFDRQSEIVIGGDYVTTESGTGLVHTAPGHGLEDYQVGQRYGLQVLAPVDEDGNFTAEAGQFAGMNVLGEGNGAVVEALAEAGSLLKEEPYVHKYPYDWRTKKPTIFRATEQWFASVEGFREEAMKAIAEVKWIPTQGENRIKSMVSERSDWCISRQRNWGVPIPVFYDEETGEPLLNEETISHVQAVVAEKGSDAWWELPVEELLPASYRNNGKSYRKGSDTMDVWFDSGSSWAAVARQREELNYPVDMYLEGSDQHRGWFQSSLLTSVANNGCAPYKTVLTHGFVLDEKGRKMSKSMGNVVDPKIVIEGGKNQQTEPPYGADILRLWVSSVDYSSDVPLGKNILKQMSDVYRKIRNTARFLLGNVHDFDPTQNAVPYEQLPQLDRYMLHRMTEVFAEVKAAYENFEFDRVFQAVQNFCVVDLSNFYLDIAKDRLYISAPDAFRRRSCQTVLVIALENLAKAIAPILCHMAEDIWQYIPYSTADKSVFEAGWVKVEDSWKKPELSQVWQQLRQIRGEVNQVLEEARKDKTIGSSLEAKVLLYVADAELRRQMEIINPDSLDGNGVDELRYLFISSEVELLDSPASLEGVQYKSQSEALGIGVVKAEGEKCDRCWNYSTLVGKSTEHPLICERCEPALAGEF; translated from the coding sequence GTGACAGAAGCGAAAACTTACAAAGATACCGTCAACTTGCCCCAGACTAAGTTTGATATGCGAGCTAGCGCTGTCAAACGGGAACCGGAATTGCAAAAATTTTGGGCAGAGCAACAGATTTATGAGCGGCTGTCGCAGGAAAATCCCGGCGAGTTGTTTATTTTGCACGATGGCCCACCCTACGCCAATGGCGCACTCCACATTGGGCACGCCTTAAATAAAATTCTCAAAGACATCATCAACCGCTACCAACTACTACAAGGGCGCAAGGTTCGCTATGTCCCTGGCTGGGACTGTCACGGCTTGCCGATTGAGCTGAAAGTCTTGCAAGAAATGAAGCAAGAGGAGCGCAAACAACTCACGCCCTTGCAATTGCGCCACAAAGCCCGTGACTTTGCGGTTAAAACTGTGGAACAGCAAAGCCAGGACTTCCAGCGCTACGGCGTTTGGGGCGACTGGGCACACCCTTACCTGACTTTAAAACCTGAATACGAAGCTGCACAAATCGGCGTTTTTGGCAAAATGGTCTTGAAGGGCTATATCTACCGGGGACGCAAGCCGGTGCACTGGAGTCCGAGTTCAAAAACAGCCCTTGCTGAAGCCGAACTGGAATATCCTGAAGGGCACACTTCGCGCAGCCTCTATGCTGCCTTCCAGATGACAGGTTTGGCGTCAAGCGTGCCGGCAGAATGGCAGAGTTATTTACCGGCTCTCGGCGTCGCCATCTGGACAACAACCCCTTGGACAATCCCCGCTAACCTCGCCGTCAGCGTCAACCCTGAACTTACTTACGCTGTAGTAGAAACGGCTGAAGATTCGGTTAAATACAAATATCTAATTGTGGCTGCTGATTTAGTTGAACGTCTTTCAGCAACACTGGGCGTAAATTTAACCGTCAAAGGCACAGTCAAAGGCGCGGCGCTAGAACATTCCAGCTACCGGCATCCATTATTTGACCGGCAGAGTGAAATTGTCATCGGTGGCGATTATGTTACTACTGAATCCGGCACCGGCTTGGTACACACCGCACCGGGACATGGTTTAGAAGACTATCAAGTTGGGCAGCGTTACGGGTTGCAGGTGCTTGCGCCGGTGGATGAAGATGGCAACTTTACCGCAGAAGCCGGTCAGTTTGCCGGTATGAATGTGCTGGGAGAAGGCAACGGCGCTGTGGTTGAAGCTCTTGCAGAAGCCGGTTCCTTACTGAAAGAAGAACCCTACGTTCACAAATATCCCTACGACTGGCGTACCAAAAAACCGACTATTTTTCGGGCAACGGAACAGTGGTTTGCTTCCGTTGAAGGATTTCGGGAAGAAGCGATGAAAGCCATCGCGGAAGTGAAATGGATTCCCACCCAAGGGGAAAACCGGATTAAATCAATGGTTTCAGAACGTTCTGACTGGTGTATCTCCCGTCAGCGCAATTGGGGTGTTCCGATTCCCGTTTTCTATGACGAAGAAACCGGCGAACCTCTGTTGAATGAAGAAACCATCTCCCACGTTCAGGCAGTTGTGGCAGAAAAAGGTTCAGATGCTTGGTGGGAACTGCCGGTTGAGGAATTGCTGCCGGCATCCTATCGCAACAATGGCAAAAGCTACCGCAAAGGCAGCGACACAATGGATGTTTGGTTCGACTCAGGCTCATCTTGGGCAGCAGTCGCCAGACAGCGCGAAGAATTGAACTATCCAGTTGATATGTATCTGGAAGGTTCCGATCAGCATCGCGGTTGGTTCCAGTCCAGTTTGCTCACCAGCGTGGCAAATAACGGCTGTGCGCCCTATAAAACGGTCTTAACTCACGGCTTTGTTCTCGATGAAAAAGGCCGTAAGATGAGCAAATCGATGGGCAATGTTGTTGATCCCAAGATTGTCATTGAAGGCGGCAAAAATCAACAAACAGAACCACCTTACGGGGCAGATATTCTGCGGTTGTGGGTGTCATCGGTCGATTATTCTTCCGATGTTCCTCTCGGCAAAAACATCTTGAAACAAATGTCGGATGTTTACCGAAAAATTCGCAATACCGCGCGATTTTTGTTGGGGAATGTGCATGATTTTGACCCAACTCAAAATGCTGTGCCTTACGAACAACTGCCGCAGCTTGATCGGTATATGTTGCACCGGATGACAGAAGTTTTTGCAGAAGTTAAAGCAGCCTACGAAAATTTTGAATTTGACCGAGTTTTCCAAGCTGTACAGAATTTCTGTGTCGTCGATTTGTCTAACTTCTACTTAGATATTGCCAAAGACCGGCTTTATATCAGCGCCCCCGATGCTTTCCGGCGTCGCAGTTGCCAAACTGTGCTAGTCATTGCTCTGGAAAATTTAGCCAAAGCCATTGCACCGATTCTCTGTCACATGGCAGAAGATATCTGGCAATATATTCCTTATTCAACTGCTGACAAATCGGTTTTTGAAGCCGGCTGGGTAAAAGTAGAAGATAGCTGGAAAAAACCGGAATTATCGCAAGTTTGGCAACAATTGCGGCAAATTCGTGGGGAAGTTAACCAAGTTCTAGAAGAAGCCCGTAAAGATAAAACGATTGGCTCATCTTTAGAAGCGAAAGTGCTGCTCTATGTTGCCGATGCAGAATTGCGCCGGCAGATGGAAATTATCAACCCAGATAGCTTAGACGGAAACGGCGTTGATGAACTGCGCTACCTGTTTATTTCCTCTGAGGTGGAATTGCTAGATTCACCGGCATCTCTGGAAGGAGTACAATATAAATCCCAATCTGAAGCGCTGGGAATTGGCGTTGTTAAAGCAGAGGGTGAGAAATGTGATCGTTGCTGGAATTACTCAACTCTCGTGGGTAAATCAACCGAGCATCCTTTAATTTGTGAACGATGCGAGCCGGCATTGGCTGGGGAATTTTAA
- a CDS encoding ATP-binding protein, with protein MVGQLPQPNQNQAQEYNQEQTQESNPSQNTIGRVAATKMQGNNSREFYFWIDPSTNINPLDLIVVREQQTHRQVYAQVLDITSYTDAESFLEIFASTNFGDVQLTSEIDRIAFNVAKAQVLGTSDNVRMPVQFNSPVYLADAEAIQALLRANDIREEYRIPIGYIEQSNNVKVPVCMEASWLTGPEGAHLNVSGKSRLAAKTSYILFLISAILQTQKDTAFVIFNVKGSDLLQIHRPNRLLSAANNPAQFEQLEEDQRERLRNLQESWQSMGLEARPFDENSVFYFLPSSKNDSNRINADLRNLPLAGDGLITNQPNNYFIYRYTLQDVQGKLRLLLASQPLTDPQEQLIDALDNDNTSYAWTQRTFSDLSSQLQTHVAKKSSYLNATDSTVRVVMKSLNTATNNRTTGVFDYERQDFASNRFRLPSTFIKDSLTAGQTVVVDIGSVNDLEKQWVFGDVLKAVEDKMAFGDTGELKKIVIFVDELNKYAPSGLSSPLTTDIVDITARGGSLGVILFGAEQFASRINPQVYGNCANKAFGLTDATETSTDPYRAFPKEIKDRLSELQKGELILNVDFFGQPLRVKFPPPACRKQEDAS; from the coding sequence ATGGTCGGTCAACTTCCTCAACCGAATCAAAATCAGGCTCAGGAATATAATCAGGAACAAACTCAAGAGTCTAATCCGAGCCAAAACACTATTGGGCGTGTTGCGGCAACCAAAATGCAGGGCAACAATAGCCGCGAATTCTACTTTTGGATTGATCCAAGTACAAACATTAATCCACTGGATTTAATAGTGGTCAGAGAGCAACAAACGCATCGTCAAGTGTATGCACAGGTGCTAGACATTACGAGCTACACGGATGCGGAAAGTTTTTTAGAAATTTTTGCATCAACAAACTTTGGTGATGTTCAACTCACTAGCGAGATTGACCGCATAGCCTTCAATGTTGCAAAAGCACAAGTTCTTGGAACATCTGATAATGTGCGAATGCCTGTTCAGTTTAATAGCCCTGTCTATCTTGCAGATGCTGAAGCAATTCAAGCTTTGTTGAGAGCAAATGACATTCGAGAAGAATACAGGATACCGATTGGATACATTGAGCAATCCAATAATGTGAAAGTTCCTGTTTGCATGGAAGCATCCTGGTTGACGGGTCCTGAAGGAGCGCACCTCAATGTTTCAGGTAAGTCTCGATTGGCGGCAAAGACATCTTATATCCTTTTCCTTATTTCTGCAATTCTCCAAACACAAAAAGATACAGCTTTCGTCATCTTCAACGTCAAGGGAAGTGATCTCCTACAAATTCATCGTCCTAATAGATTGCTTTCCGCAGCCAATAACCCAGCACAATTTGAACAATTGGAGGAGGATCAGCGCGAACGACTACGAAACTTACAAGAATCTTGGCAGTCTATGGGGTTAGAAGCGCGACCATTTGATGAAAATAGCGTATTCTATTTTCTGCCCTCGTCAAAGAATGACTCGAATCGAATCAATGCCGATTTGAGAAATTTACCTCTGGCAGGAGATGGGCTAATTACTAACCAACCAAATAATTACTTCATCTATCGATATACATTACAGGATGTACAAGGTAAGCTTCGTCTTCTCTTAGCTAGTCAACCCCTCACAGATCCTCAAGAGCAACTTATTGATGCTCTGGATAATGACAACACCTCATACGCTTGGACACAGAGAACTTTCTCTGACCTGTCAAGTCAATTGCAAACCCATGTAGCAAAAAAAAGCTCGTACCTCAATGCAACCGATTCTACAGTTAGAGTCGTAATGAAAAGTCTAAATACTGCAACAAATAATAGAACAACTGGTGTATTTGACTATGAGCGCCAGGATTTTGCAAGCAATCGTTTTCGCTTGCCTTCTACTTTCATTAAAGACTCTTTAACTGCTGGTCAAACTGTAGTTGTGGATATTGGTAGCGTAAATGATCTTGAGAAGCAGTGGGTGTTTGGAGATGTTTTAAAAGCTGTTGAAGACAAAATGGCTTTTGGAGATACAGGAGAACTGAAGAAAATAGTCATTTTTGTAGATGAACTGAATAAGTATGCACCTTCTGGTTTATCTTCGCCATTAACAACCGACATTGTTGACATTACTGCTAGAGGTGGTTCTCTTGGGGTAATTCTTTTTGGTGCAGAGCAGTTTGCATCACGTATCAATCCTCAAGTATATGGTAACTGTGCAAACAAAGCTTTCGGACTGACGGATGCAACGGAGACAAGCACAGACCCCTACCGTGCATTTCCCAAAGAGATCAAGGATAGACTCTCTGAGCTACAAAAGGGAGAGTTGATCCTCAATGTTGATTTCTTCGGGCAGCCTCTCCGGGTCAAGTTTCCACCGCCAGCCTGTAGGAAGCAAGAAGATGCCAGCTAG
- a CDS encoding Ycf66 family protein: protein MLSYILALTVALGSFALYMAAFFFPEVHRKGDFIWSGVGLFYALVLWFCAGRITGAVLLGETASISLLGWLGWQTLKLRREVTPSQERTQIAEPEKLTAGVSQVGGGLTNLFKRKSKSAPVPVENTVVPTADIPQPAQIPQPIAEVDGSSVNQLVETATELQTPASQETIRQETPVSEEAIAVTMAETLYEEIEQAAKSVAFEEILPPEARPNATPAPEALAAPPEEVLNPESLRPTPAPDALDAPLEEVLNPEIPSVKEAFISAREEVLSAPEQIEPASGDTQPITTNAEALEQVEPASGDTQPVTTNIENMPAAAALEGATGESDTLEDDEFDDEVFEPAPPTSAKPPQKPTAVKRPQESRPTKPTAAADGGANQLLAPVAGLISTLQNGIQGLLNKVKKPKTQPERKTPSSASVSKRVEEQSPLQVDAVLEVSVVDTVITDAEIVSESTTIITDANNPDAPVTVVVEELTILTEPATSTDSSTETTSRLEAIPPNPPSPELVEAAQESANEVTDSSQSQIPIEEIAPEVELAPPAEGSDEENLEVSAEAEPEPAEALDIPPLEATPLELEPTSSALTTPSASEAQFPTPSIEIPIQPTAPKTETSESESRLEAIPPNPPSPELVEAAQESANEVTDSSQSQIPIEEIAPEVELAPPAEGFDEENLEVSVEAEPEPAEAIDIPPLEATPVELEPTPPASATPSASAPTPSAPGTPPQAAQKDNVAKVMRAGRQDPALVEPAKRSAEAKSKSNPNADEGKGA, encoded by the coding sequence ATGCTTTCATACATTCTGGCGTTGACAGTCGCTCTTGGTAGCTTCGCCCTTTACATGGCTGCTTTCTTTTTTCCTGAAGTCCATCGTAAAGGGGACTTTATCTGGAGTGGCGTAGGACTGTTTTATGCCTTGGTGTTATGGTTTTGTGCCGGACGAATTACCGGCGCTGTGCTGTTGGGAGAAACCGCCAGCATTAGCTTACTCGGTTGGTTGGGTTGGCAAACTCTGAAATTAAGAAGGGAAGTCACTCCCTCCCAAGAGCGCACTCAAATCGCTGAACCAGAGAAGTTAACAGCGGGTGTATCTCAGGTAGGCGGAGGGCTGACAAACCTCTTCAAACGCAAGTCTAAATCGGCTCCTGTCCCCGTTGAAAATACAGTGGTGCCGACAGCAGATATTCCCCAGCCGGCTCAGATACCCCAGCCTATCGCTGAAGTTGATGGTTCCTCTGTTAATCAGTTGGTTGAAACGGCAACTGAGCTACAAACACCGGCTTCTCAGGAAACGATTAGGCAAGAAACGCCTGTCTCAGAAGAAGCCATTGCCGTCACAATGGCAGAAACGCTTTACGAGGAAATCGAGCAGGCAGCCAAGTCAGTCGCCTTTGAAGAAATCTTGCCCCCAGAGGCACGCCCAAACGCAACGCCTGCGCCTGAAGCCTTAGCTGCACCTCCAGAAGAAGTGCTGAATCCGGAAAGCCTGCGCCCAACGCCTGCGCCTGATGCTTTAGATGCGCCTCTAGAAGAAGTGCTGAATCCGGAAATCCCTTCGGTTAAAGAAGCGTTTATCTCCGCAAGAGAGGAAGTGCTTTCAGCGCCCGAACAAATTGAGCCGGCAAGCGGAGATACCCAGCCGATCACAACAAATGCGGAAGCACTCGAACAAGTAGAACCGGCAAGCGGAGATACCCAGCCGGTAACAACAAATATTGAAAATATGCCCGCCGCCGCCGCACTAGAAGGTGCAACCGGCGAATCTGACACATTAGAGGACGACGAATTTGACGATGAGGTGTTTGAGCCGGCACCCCCAACATCGGCAAAACCGCCCCAGAAGCCAACCGCAGTTAAGCGCCCTCAAGAGTCACGCCCGACTAAACCGACGGCAGCAGCCGATGGTGGGGCAAATCAACTGCTTGCGCCAGTCGCAGGTTTGATCTCCACCCTGCAAAACGGCATTCAAGGGTTGCTGAATAAAGTTAAAAAACCGAAAACTCAGCCGGAAAGGAAAACACCTTCATCGGCAAGCGTTTCCAAGCGGGTAGAAGAACAGTCACCCCTGCAAGTGGATGCAGTGCTTGAGGTATCTGTGGTTGACACAGTAATTACCGACGCAGAAATCGTCTCAGAATCAACAACAATTATCACAGACGCAAATAATCCCGATGCGCCCGTTACTGTTGTTGTTGAAGAATTAACGATTCTAACCGAGCCGGCAACCTCTACTGATAGCAGCACAGAGACGACAAGCCGGCTGGAAGCAATTCCCCCCAACCCTCCAAGTCCCGAACTCGTAGAAGCCGCCCAAGAATCTGCGAACGAAGTCACCGATTCCTCACAATCTCAAATCCCGATTGAGGAAATTGCGCCTGAAGTCGAACTCGCACCGCCGGCAGAAGGTTCTGACGAGGAAAACCTGGAAGTGAGCGCTGAGGCAGAACCTGAGCCGGCAGAAGCGCTTGATATTCCTCCCCTGGAAGCAACCCCGTTAGAATTAGAACCCACCTCATCGGCACTAACAACCCCATCTGCATCAGAAGCACAATTCCCGACGCCAAGTATTGAGATCCCAATTCAACCCACCGCGCCAAAGACAGAAACCTCTGAATCAGAAAGCCGGCTGGAAGCCATTCCCCCCAATCCTCCCAGTCCCGAACTCGTAGAAGCAGCCCAAGAATCCGCCAACGAAGTCACCGATTCCTCACAATCTCAAATCCCGATTGAGGAAATTGCGCCTGAAGTCGAACTCGCACCGCCGGCAGAAGGTTTTGACGAGGAAAACTTGGAAGTAAGTGTTGAGGCGGAACCTGAGCCGGCAGAAGCGATTGATATTCCTCCCCTGGAAGCAACCCCAGTAGAATTAGAACCCACTCCGCCGGCATCGGCAACCCCATCTGCATCAGCACCCACCCCGTCGGCACCGGGAACCCCACCCCAAGCTGCTCAAAAGGATAACGTAGCCAAAGTAATGCGAGCCGGTAGACAAGATCCCGCCCTCGTAGAACCAGCTAAACGCTCCGCCGAAGCCAAATCTAAGAGCAATCCTAATGCCGACGAGGGAAAAGGGGCATAG
- a CDS encoding phosphoadenosine phosphosulfate reductase family protein: MSNIEERLEARYFDKFLPLIYSKSFGQRLIDSSPHQLRTWESRTGKVAIFHRPPPTIKEDAFAKPERLGRVIKQLAVCYRKDLRGKVALAREVLRTLFEATDNVAVAFSGGRDSLVALDIARKIRPDIPVMIVNTGIEFPESIKYVRQLAQDWNLNFYEVKPKVDFWKLTGEQGIPVAGRGNTTFMRDLSNKADVKLSNSCCRRMKETPARQFYREHKIEGVITGLRVSESLMRKLNFADYGALRYSKTYNTLIAWCLYAWKDQDIADYIQKYKLPLNPLYNMGYQRVGCWSCLQDMLYKDSRLFTLQKQHPKLYDVLIKNLGDEMMRLYSVWADIEDFELDTKELEGLYRPCDFVMLEQYRKENKKDSRTDLLDLEIENPS; the protein is encoded by the coding sequence ATGTCAAATATTGAAGAAAGGCTCGAAGCTCGATATTTTGATAAGTTTCTCCCGCTTATATACTCAAAATCTTTCGGGCAGCGTCTAATCGACTCTTCTCCTCATCAACTCCGAACATGGGAAAGCCGCACTGGCAAAGTGGCTATCTTCCATCGTCCTCCACCCACAATTAAGGAAGATGCCTTCGCTAAACCTGAGCGTCTTGGCAGAGTAATCAAGCAACTTGCTGTTTGCTACCGTAAAGATTTGAGGGGTAAAGTTGCTCTCGCTCGTGAAGTGCTACGAACTCTCTTTGAAGCTACAGACAATGTAGCTGTGGCTTTTAGTGGTGGACGTGATAGCTTAGTCGCTCTTGACATCGCCCGTAAGATCAGACCCGATATTCCTGTAATGATCGTAAACACGGGTATCGAATTTCCTGAATCAATTAAGTACGTTCGTCAACTGGCACAAGATTGGAACCTCAATTTTTATGAAGTTAAGCCAAAAGTTGATTTCTGGAAGTTAACCGGGGAACAAGGTATTCCTGTTGCTGGCCGGGGGAATACAACCTTCATGCGTGATTTATCAAACAAGGCAGATGTTAAGCTGTCTAATTCATGCTGTAGGCGAATGAAGGAGACACCCGCCCGTCAATTTTATCGAGAACACAAGATTGAAGGTGTAATTACAGGCTTGCGTGTATCTGAAAGTTTGATGCGAAAGTTAAACTTTGCAGACTATGGAGCCTTGCGCTATAGCAAAACATACAACACACTCATCGCCTGGTGCCTTTATGCTTGGAAAGACCAAGATATTGCTGACTACATCCAAAAGTATAAACTTCCATTGAATCCACTTTACAATATGGGCTATCAGCGCGTTGGATGCTGGTCATGTTTACAAGATATGCTATATAAAGACTCCCGTCTATTTACTCTTCAAAAACAACACCCTAAGCTTTATGACGTGCTAATCAAAAATCTTGGTGATGAAATGATGCGCCTCTACAGCGTATGGGCAGATATAGAAGATTTTGAGTTGGATACAAAAGAGCTAGAAGGATTATATAGACCTTGTGACTTTGTAATGTTGGAACAATATCGAAAAGAAAATAAGAAGGATTCAAGGACTGATTTATTAGACTTAGAAATTGAGAATCCTTCTTAA